A single region of the Ictalurus punctatus breed USDA103 chromosome 17, Coco_2.0, whole genome shotgun sequence genome encodes:
- the rhoga gene encoding ras homolog family member Ga — protein MQTIKCVVVGDGAVGKTCLLISYTTNAFPKEYIPTVFDNYSSEITVQSKPISLNLWDTAGQEAYDRLRTISYPQTNVFIICFSISNMTSFENIKLKWYPEVSKHCPNVPILLVGTKKDHRQDPELLQKLKEQKMTPVTEQQGRALAREIRAVKYMECSALNQDGVKEVFEEAVNAHLNPKPKREKFCALL, from the coding sequence ATGCAAACTATCAAGTGTGTGGTGGTTGGCGATGGAGCTGTGGGGAAGACCTGCCTACTAATCTCTTACACCACCAACGCCTTTCCTAAAGAGTACATCCCTACTGTGTTTGACAATTACAGCTCAGAGATCACAGTGCAGTCCAAACCCATCAGTCTTAATCTATGGGACACAGCCGGTCAGGAAGCATATGACCGTCTCCGAACCATTTCTTATCCCCAGACCAACGTCTTCATAATCTGCTTCTCCATCTCCAACATGACCTCTTTTGAGAATATCAAGCTGAAGTGGTATCCAGAGGTATCGAAACATTGTCCCAATGTACCCATCCTTTTAGTAGGAACCAAAAAAGATCACAGGCAGGATCCAGAACTTTTGCAGAAATTAAAGGAACAGAAAATGACTCCTGTCACTGAGCAACAGGGAAGAGCTCTAGCTCGAGAAATCAGGGCTGTCAAGTACATGGAGTGCTCAGCTCTCAACCAAGATGGAGTGAAGGAAGTATTCGAAGAGGCTGTCAATGCCCATCTGAACCCAAAGCCTAAGCGTGAAAAATTCTGTGCATTGTTATAA